Proteins encoded in a region of the Halosimplex halophilum genome:
- a CDS encoding DUF6069 family protein: MATTNTGSGALRARSLPVRAVLAAVLAAAANAALVAAVQWVGIAPGFRALTYPPVVFLSVLGALGAAGVYALLRNRVAEPAATFRKLALAVLVVSFVPDLALLAADPAATVAGVVVLMGMHVVVAAIAVELLVSWRGER, translated from the coding sequence ATGGCAACCACGAACACCGGCTCCGGAGCACTGCGGGCGCGCTCGCTCCCGGTGCGTGCGGTACTGGCGGCGGTCCTCGCGGCCGCCGCCAACGCCGCGCTGGTCGCGGCCGTCCAGTGGGTCGGGATCGCACCCGGCTTCCGGGCGCTCACCTACCCGCCGGTCGTCTTCCTCTCCGTGCTCGGCGCGCTGGGGGCGGCCGGCGTCTACGCGCTCCTCCGAAATCGGGTCGCCGAGCCGGCGGCGACCTTCCGGAAACTCGCCCTCGCGGTCCTGGTCGTCTCGTTCGTCCCGGACCTGGCGCTTTTGGCCGCCGACCCCGCCGCGACGGTCGCGGGGGTCGTCGTCCTGATGGGCATGCACGTCGTCGTCGCCGCGATAGCGGTCGAGCTGCTCGTCTCCTGGCGGGGTGAGCGATGA
- a CDS encoding lysylphosphatidylglycerol synthase transmembrane domain-containing protein codes for MDDSIERERRESEEPAASNGGPTAEEAGRGLGRRTLAKVGVGFGVAVALLYLFGRVIGWGEISRTFARADPKWLALAMASSVAGLAVWAKVWDELLELVGVDAAYPPLVVTYFAATFGDYVTPLGKAGGGPLIAYVLSADDRISYEQGLASVTSADTINLVPYVGFALVGFGGLALGGGLPRRANLLAGTLVAVVGTVGVAGAVVWRKRDRVEDTVAVAVGSVGDLLPFVDVGSVRATVREFYAELERIAAEPRTLAYALALSAVGWVLFALPLYLAGRTLGVELGLFVVMFVVPASTVAGLVPTPGGLGGVEFALVGLLVALTAVPASTAAAVALVYRLASYWLVVAVGGLAALYEIYGA; via the coding sequence ATGGACGACAGCATCGAGCGCGAGCGGCGCGAGTCCGAGGAGCCGGCGGCCTCGAACGGGGGGCCGACCGCCGAGGAGGCCGGCCGGGGACTCGGCCGGCGCACCCTCGCGAAGGTCGGCGTGGGGTTCGGCGTCGCCGTCGCGTTGCTGTACCTGTTCGGGCGGGTGATCGGCTGGGGGGAGATCAGCCGGACCTTCGCCCGCGCGGACCCGAAGTGGCTCGCGCTGGCGATGGCGTCGTCGGTCGCCGGCCTCGCCGTCTGGGCGAAGGTGTGGGACGAGCTGCTGGAACTCGTCGGCGTCGACGCCGCCTATCCGCCGCTGGTGGTCACCTACTTCGCGGCGACGTTCGGCGACTACGTGACGCCGCTGGGGAAGGCCGGCGGCGGCCCGCTGATCGCCTACGTCCTCTCGGCGGACGACCGGATCTCCTACGAGCAGGGGCTGGCGAGCGTCACCTCCGCGGACACCATCAACCTCGTCCCGTACGTCGGCTTCGCGCTCGTCGGCTTCGGAGGGCTCGCCCTGGGAGGGGGACTCCCGCGGCGGGCGAACCTGCTGGCGGGGACGCTCGTCGCGGTCGTCGGCACCGTCGGGGTGGCTGGCGCCGTCGTCTGGCGCAAGCGCGACCGCGTCGAGGACACCGTCGCCGTCGCGGTCGGGTCCGTCGGCGACCTGCTCCCGTTCGTCGACGTGGGGTCGGTCCGGGCGACGGTCCGGGAGTTCTACGCCGAGCTGGAGCGGATCGCCGCCGAGCCGCGGACGCTCGCGTACGCGCTCGCCCTCTCGGCCGTCGGCTGGGTGCTGTTCGCCCTCCCGCTGTACCTGGCCGGTCGGACCCTCGGCGTCGAACTCGGGCTGTTCGTCGTCATGTTCGTCGTCCCCGCCAGCACCGTCGCGGGACTCGTCCCGACGCCGGGCGGGCTGGGCGGCGTCGAGTTCGCCCTGGTCGGGTTACTCGTCGCGCTGACGGCGGTCCCGGCGAGCACCGCGGCGGCCGTCGCCCTGGTCTACCGGCTGGCGAGCTACTGGCTGGTCGTCGCCGTCGGCGGCCTCGCGGCGCTGTACGAGATCTACGGGGCGTGA
- a CDS encoding PstS family phosphate ABC transporter substrate-binding protein, with translation MTHDSERPADRVTRRKFLLTSGAVGAAGLAGCAGGGDEETATPEPENEPDSGSSDGSSGDGSDGSSGDGSDSSDGSDGSSSSPNEPSLLTGEGSSTVYPIANKGASYWNGNAPPSDGEYWGSNDEGSVPGWSEIETDQHLADYFASQYGFEPTGERSNPPYRATIGLSHSGTGCEAVTNGLVDIGNSSGPITAELGWSEEKRDEEVVDHVLGRDGQPIVVSKDIYDAGIDQLTAEQVRKIYQDEITNWSEIGGPDQEIFCIGRAVGSGTDTSFRLNMLGDAEAEMPGVDTRQGQNQGVAQLVRQNEGAIAYMALAFTGEQVQPIALEFDGTVYETSKDAENTIFDSSYPLNRDLHMYTKITEDTPSGTDNREGAFMRMFLTQFGQQVFVEDNNYIPLPTADLEAELEKLPETA, from the coding sequence ATGACGCACGATTCGGAGCGTCCGGCGGACAGGGTAACGCGGCGCAAGTTCCTGCTGACATCCGGCGCGGTCGGCGCGGCCGGGCTCGCGGGGTGTGCGGGCGGGGGCGACGAGGAGACGGCCACGCCGGAGCCGGAGAACGAACCCGACAGCGGTTCCTCCGACGGCTCCTCGGGTGACGGCTCGGACGGCTCCTCGGGCGACGGGTCGGACTCCTCGGACGGCTCGGACGGGTCGTCGAGCAGCCCGAACGAGCCGTCGCTGCTCACCGGCGAGGGGTCGTCGACGGTCTACCCCATCGCGAACAAGGGCGCCTCCTACTGGAACGGCAACGCCCCGCCGAGCGACGGCGAGTACTGGGGCAGCAACGACGAGGGGTCGGTCCCCGGCTGGTCGGAGATCGAGACGGACCAGCACCTCGCCGACTACTTCGCGAGCCAGTACGGCTTCGAGCCGACCGGCGAGCGCTCGAACCCGCCCTACCGCGCGACCATCGGCCTGAGCCACTCCGGGACCGGCTGTGAAGCGGTCACGAACGGCCTCGTCGACATCGGTAACTCCTCGGGCCCCATCACGGCCGAGCTCGGCTGGAGCGAGGAGAAGCGCGACGAGGAGGTCGTCGACCACGTCCTCGGCCGCGACGGCCAGCCGATCGTCGTGAGCAAGGACATCTACGACGCCGGCATCGACCAGCTCACCGCCGAGCAGGTCCGCAAGATCTACCAGGACGAGATCACCAACTGGTCGGAGATCGGCGGCCCCGACCAGGAGATCTTCTGCATCGGCCGCGCGGTCGGGTCGGGCACGGACACCTCCTTCCGGCTGAACATGCTCGGCGACGCGGAGGCCGAGATGCCGGGCGTCGACACCCGCCAGGGCCAGAACCAGGGCGTCGCCCAGCTCGTCCGCCAGAACGAGGGCGCCATCGCGTACATGGCGCTCGCGTTCACCGGCGAGCAGGTCCAGCCCATCGCGCTGGAGTTCGACGGGACGGTCTACGAGACCAGCAAGGACGCCGAGAACACCATCTTCGACAGCTCCTACCCGCTGAACCGCGACCTGCACATGTACACGAAGATCACCGAGGACACCCCCAGCGGCACTGACAACCGCGAGGGCGCGTTCATGCGGATGTTCCTGACGCAGTTCGGCCAGCAGGTGTTCGTCGAGGACAACAACTACATCCCGCTGCCGACCGCCGACCTCGAGGCCGAGCTGGAGAAGCTCCCCGAGACCGCCTGA
- the phoU gene encoding phosphate signaling complex protein PhoU, with protein sequence MTRETYRAALDDLRADVRALGDDALAQLDDGLTALATGDDDLAEEVIDGDAAINDRYLALEGDCVDLLALQQPVASDLRFVAASFKILTDLERVADLATNLGRYALAADRPADEVDVRAIGDDARDQVAAALDAYEDGDADACRAVAARDDDLDALCQRASERVVRDLLEREAGDDSWAAERVLDDVSRLLLTVRDLERVGDHGVNVAARTLYMLESDPELLY encoded by the coding sequence GTGACGCGCGAGACATACCGGGCGGCGCTGGACGACCTCCGGGCCGACGTGCGCGCGCTGGGCGACGACGCGCTCGCCCAGCTGGACGACGGGCTGACCGCCCTGGCGACCGGCGACGACGACCTCGCCGAGGAAGTGATCGACGGCGACGCCGCGATCAACGACCGCTATCTCGCCCTGGAGGGCGACTGCGTGGACCTGCTGGCGCTCCAGCAGCCGGTCGCGTCGGACCTGCGCTTTGTCGCCGCCTCGTTCAAGATCCTGACGGATCTGGAACGGGTGGCCGACCTGGCGACCAACCTCGGCCGCTACGCGCTGGCGGCCGACCGGCCGGCCGACGAGGTGGACGTGCGGGCCATCGGCGACGACGCCCGCGACCAGGTGGCCGCGGCGCTGGACGCCTACGAGGACGGCGACGCCGACGCCTGCCGGGCGGTCGCCGCGCGGGACGACGATCTGGACGCGCTGTGTCAGCGCGCCAGCGAGCGGGTCGTCCGCGACCTGCTCGAACGGGAGGCCGGCGACGACTCGTGGGCGGCCGAACGGGTACTGGACGACGTGTCCCGGCTGCTGCTGACGGTCCGGGACCTCGAACGCGTCGGCGACCACGGGGTCAACGTCGCCGCGCGGACGCTGTACATGCTCGAAAGCGACCCCGAGTTGCTCTACTGA
- a CDS encoding SDR family oxidoreductase, protein MTDRILVTGATGTVGPHVVDALGERDAAVRVASRDPEAAREQFPDAAEHVAFDFERPETWGGALADADGCFLLRPPTADSGRIGEFAAAADRVGVEWVAYLSTLGAGKNPLIPHHRIEKRIAGTDLDYTFLRASFFTQNLVEVHREDIVERDRIFVPAGDGATSFVDARDVGEVAAVVLTEDGHADRAYDLTGPEALTYDEVAAVFSDVLDRPITYADPSVFAFVRRMRSRGEPLPFVLLMVGIYTTARVGLADRVTDDAERILGRRPRDVAAFVADYAEEFRPTGAAGRDRVTASERSGP, encoded by the coding sequence GTGACCGACCGGATCCTCGTCACCGGTGCGACCGGGACGGTCGGCCCCCACGTCGTCGACGCCCTCGGGGAGCGGGACGCGGCCGTCCGCGTCGCGTCGCGGGACCCCGAGGCGGCCCGCGAACAGTTCCCCGACGCGGCCGAGCACGTCGCCTTCGACTTCGAGCGGCCGGAGACGTGGGGCGGGGCGCTGGCCGACGCGGACGGTTGCTTCCTGCTGCGACCGCCGACCGCCGACAGCGGGCGGATCGGCGAGTTCGCGGCGGCGGCCGACCGCGTCGGCGTCGAGTGGGTCGCGTACCTCTCGACGCTCGGCGCCGGGAAGAACCCGCTGATCCCTCACCACCGGATCGAAAAGCGGATCGCCGGGACGGACCTCGACTACACGTTCCTGCGGGCCTCCTTCTTCACGCAGAACCTCGTCGAGGTCCACCGCGAGGATATCGTCGAGCGCGACCGGATCTTCGTCCCGGCGGGCGACGGCGCGACGAGCTTCGTCGACGCGCGGGACGTGGGCGAGGTCGCCGCGGTCGTCCTGACCGAGGACGGTCACGCGGACCGCGCCTACGACCTCACCGGTCCCGAGGCGCTCACCTACGACGAGGTCGCCGCCGTCTTCAGCGATGTACTCGACCGGCCGATCACCTACGCCGACCCGTCGGTGTTCGCGTTCGTCCGCCGAATGCGCTCGCGGGGCGAGCCGCTCCCGTTCGTCCTCCTGATGGTCGGGATCTACACGACGGCGCGCGTGGGCCTCGCCGACCGGGTCACCGACGACGCCGAACGGATACTCGGCCGACGGCCCCGCGACGTGGCGGCGTTCGTCGCCGACTACGCCGAGGAGTTTCGGCCCACGGGGGCGGCCGGTCGCGACCGCGTCACGGCGTCCGAACGGTCGGGACCGTAG
- the pstC gene encoding phosphate ABC transporter permease subunit PstC gives MATNQQRDSDGWQSRLASRFARFAAFVQDTDNDAVAAGALGALSLAGAFAGFLATSPYTSVFLLGFLVAVAYGWVAHRELAARGVTLAMTVSTVVILALITFFIFYEAWPILADRSGTVFGVTVPGLKMFTTTDWSPAQGTPRYSMLPMIQGTVLVTVIATAVAGPLGVAAALFLSEIAPPAVREVVKPGVEILAGIPSIVYGFLGFTVLSPWASDAFDLVGQGTYLFVGIVVGLMALPTVVSVAEDAINSVPESMKSGSLALGTTDWQTMTTVTLPTAFSGVSAAVLLGVGRAIGETMAATAMVRRQPTIAEPLYNVFYGFDTLTSLIAANYGSSSGYQEDALFVAGCILFVSVLFLSIGSQLIERRMDRKVGGVE, from the coding sequence ATGGCAACAAACCAACAGCGAGACTCCGACGGGTGGCAGTCCCGACTGGCGTCTCGGTTCGCTCGGTTCGCGGCGTTCGTACAGGACACGGATAACGACGCGGTGGCCGCGGGTGCGCTCGGGGCCCTGTCGCTGGCGGGCGCGTTCGCCGGCTTCCTCGCGACCTCGCCGTACACCTCGGTATTCCTCCTCGGGTTCCTGGTCGCGGTCGCGTACGGCTGGGTGGCCCACCGGGAGCTGGCGGCCCGCGGCGTCACGCTCGCGATGACCGTCTCGACGGTCGTCATCCTCGCGCTGATCACCTTCTTCATCTTCTACGAGGCCTGGCCGATCCTGGCCGACCGGAGCGGGACGGTCTTCGGCGTCACGGTGCCGGGCCTCAAGATGTTCACGACCACGGACTGGAGCCCCGCCCAGGGGACGCCCCGCTACTCGATGCTCCCGATGATCCAGGGGACCGTCCTCGTGACGGTCATCGCGACCGCGGTCGCCGGCCCGCTCGGGGTCGCGGCCGCGCTGTTCCTCTCGGAGATCGCCCCGCCGGCGGTCCGCGAGGTCGTCAAACCCGGCGTCGAGATCCTCGCCGGCATCCCCTCCATCGTCTACGGCTTCCTCGGGTTCACCGTGTTGAGCCCCTGGGCCTCCGACGCGTTCGACCTGGTCGGCCAGGGGACGTACCTGTTCGTCGGCATCGTCGTCGGCCTGATGGCGCTGCCGACGGTCGTCTCGGTCGCCGAGGACGCCATCAACAGCGTCCCCGAGTCGATGAAGAGCGGCTCGCTCGCCCTGGGGACGACCGACTGGCAGACCATGACGACGGTCACCCTCCCGACCGCCTTCTCCGGCGTGTCGGCGGCGGTGTTGCTCGGCGTCGGCCGGGCCATCGGCGAGACGATGGCCGCGACCGCCATGGTTCGGCGCCAGCCGACGATCGCCGAACCGCTGTACAACGTCTTCTACGGGTTCGATACGCTGACCTCGCTGATCGCGGCCAACTACGGGTCCTCCAGCGGCTACCAGGAGGACGCGCTGTTCGTCGCCGGCTGCATCCTCTTCGTCTCCGTCCTCTTCCTCAGTATCGGCTCGCAGCTGATCGAACGCCGCATGGACCGGAAGGTCGGGGGTGTCGAGTGA
- the pstB gene encoding phosphate ABC transporter ATP-binding protein PstB has product MSETESKTGGTARSSETTTGETDERIREAWREYEFAGEAKLSVEDLDVHYGDDHALQGVSMDIPEESVTALIGPSGCGKSTFLRCLNRMNDRISAARVDGSVELDGREIYQDGVDLVELRKRVGMVFQAPNPFPKSIRDNITYGPRKHGDLDTGLLARLTGRDDSEEADRLVRRALEQAALWDEVNDRLDDNAMGLSGGQQQRLCIARCLAVDPDVILMDEPASALDPVATSKIEDLIEDLAEDYTVVVVTHNMQQAARISDQTAVFLTGGQLVEYDDTEKIFESPESQRVEDYVTGKFG; this is encoded by the coding sequence ATGAGTGAGACAGAATCGAAGACCGGAGGCACAGCACGCTCGTCGGAGACGACGACGGGCGAGACCGACGAGCGGATCCGCGAGGCGTGGCGCGAGTACGAGTTCGCCGGCGAGGCCAAACTCAGCGTCGAGGACCTGGACGTCCACTACGGCGACGACCACGCGCTGCAGGGCGTCTCGATGGACATCCCCGAGGAGAGCGTCACCGCGCTCATCGGCCCCTCGGGCTGTGGCAAGTCGACGTTCCTGCGCTGCCTGAACCGGATGAACGACCGGATCAGCGCCGCCCGCGTCGACGGCTCGGTCGAGCTCGACGGCCGGGAGATCTACCAGGACGGCGTCGACCTCGTCGAGCTCCGCAAGCGCGTCGGCATGGTGTTCCAGGCGCCCAACCCCTTCCCCAAGTCCATCCGCGACAACATCACCTACGGACCGCGCAAGCACGGCGACCTCGACACGGGGCTGCTCGCGCGGCTGACCGGCCGCGACGACAGCGAGGAAGCCGACCGGCTCGTCCGGCGAGCGCTCGAACAGGCGGCCCTGTGGGACGAGGTCAACGACCGGCTCGACGACAACGCCATGGGGCTGTCGGGCGGCCAGCAACAGCGGCTCTGCATCGCCCGCTGTCTGGCGGTCGACCCCGACGTGATCCTCATGGACGAGCCCGCGAGCGCGCTGGACCCGGTCGCCACCTCGAAGATCGAGGACCTCATCGAGGACCTCGCCGAGGACTACACGGTCGTCGTCGTCACGCACAACATGCAGCAGGCCGCCCGCATCTCCGACCAGACCGCCGTGTTCCTCACGGGCGGGCAGCTCGTCGAGTACGACGACACCGAGAAGATCTTCGAGAGCCCCGAGAGCCAGCGCGTCGAGGACTACGTCACCGGGAAGTTCGGGTGA
- a CDS encoding HTH domain-containing protein gives MVTASTQPRSVALFVRSLSPSASPAARHAEWVRALEAGGRVAEASVAVWGSEVELSARARRTPAGKCVLDRVAAFRAWADERGVSMAPFFDTRAVSASLTGEEYTALRLPVTCLAEYEDEELVHVAPYSTGEAICSVADRLRRLDRAAGVDEDRGDGTALAERPTDGPATGSAADATVPTVRTP, from the coding sequence ATGGTCACCGCCAGTACCCAGCCGCGTTCGGTCGCACTGTTCGTCCGCTCGCTGTCGCCGTCGGCGTCGCCCGCGGCCCGCCACGCCGAGTGGGTCAGGGCCCTCGAAGCCGGCGGTCGGGTCGCAGAGGCCTCGGTCGCCGTCTGGGGGTCGGAGGTCGAACTGTCCGCCCGGGCCCGCCGGACGCCGGCGGGCAAGTGCGTCCTCGACCGGGTCGCCGCCTTCCGGGCGTGGGCCGACGAGCGCGGCGTCTCGATGGCTCCCTTTTTCGACACACGGGCGGTCTCCGCGTCGCTGACCGGCGAGGAGTACACCGCGCTCCGGCTGCCGGTCACCTGCCTCGCCGAGTACGAGGACGAGGAGCTGGTCCACGTCGCCCCCTACAGCACCGGCGAGGCCATCTGCTCGGTCGCCGACCGGCTGCGCCGGCTCGACCGGGCGGCCGGCGTCGACGAGGACCGCGGCGACGGGACCGCGCTCGCCGAACGACCGACCGACGGGCCCGCGACCGGGTCGGCCGCTGACGCTACGGTCCCGACCGTTCGGACGCCGTGA
- a CDS encoding AbrB/MazE/SpoVT family DNA-binding domain-containing protein, which translates to MQTRKLQQVGGGTYTVSIPKEWANDHQLEAGMELYLTTHGDDSIVLRAAEKDVDELATATLAVDGTEPALVRRALRAAHAAGFETVTLDPAGEFTDEQRRAARSVVRNLVGTDLLVETEREITVQHLLDAASVSVRQSVVQLQFTALSIHRSATDALVAADAEAHERLRGRADEADRLFRMVARHLSRSLVSLEEIDRLGLARPTLFDYYVTARALEGVARQGVGLADAARRLPEPLPDPVAENVREAAEAARSVVDDATTAVLDDADVDQTAVALDGHERAVAEVEAVDAALFDEATDPFDGSTAATVALARALDRIGRTADRGAAVADVAARAAVRERNR; encoded by the coding sequence ATGCAGACGCGCAAACTCCAGCAGGTCGGCGGCGGCACGTACACGGTGTCGATCCCCAAGGAGTGGGCGAACGACCACCAGCTCGAGGCCGGGATGGAGCTGTATCTCACCACCCACGGCGACGACTCCATCGTCCTCCGCGCCGCCGAGAAGGACGTGGACGAGCTGGCCACCGCCACCCTCGCCGTCGACGGGACGGAGCCAGCGCTGGTCCGGCGCGCGCTCCGGGCGGCCCACGCCGCCGGCTTCGAGACGGTCACGCTCGACCCGGCCGGCGAGTTCACCGACGAGCAGCGCCGGGCGGCCCGCTCGGTCGTCCGGAACCTCGTCGGCACCGACCTCCTCGTCGAGACCGAGAGGGAGATCACCGTCCAGCACCTGCTCGACGCGGCGAGCGTCTCCGTCCGGCAGTCGGTCGTCCAGCTGCAGTTCACCGCGCTGTCGATCCACCGCTCGGCGACAGACGCGCTGGTCGCCGCCGACGCCGAGGCCCACGAGCGGCTCCGCGGGCGCGCCGACGAGGCCGACCGCCTCTTCCGGATGGTCGCCCGTCACCTCTCGCGGTCGCTCGTCTCCCTGGAGGAGATCGACCGCCTCGGGCTCGCCCGCCCGACGCTGTTCGACTACTACGTGACCGCCCGGGCGCTGGAAGGGGTGGCCCGCCAGGGGGTCGGCCTCGCCGACGCCGCCCGCCGGCTCCCCGAGCCGCTCCCCGATCCCGTGGCCGAGAACGTCCGCGAGGCCGCCGAGGCCGCCCGGTCGGTCGTCGACGACGCGACGACGGCCGTCCTCGACGACGCCGACGTGGACCAGACCGCGGTCGCGCTGGACGGCCACGAGCGGGCCGTCGCCGAGGTCGAGGCCGTCGACGCGGCGCTGTTCGACGAGGCGACCGACCCCTTCGACGGCTCGACCGCCGCGACCGTCGCGCTGGCGCGCGCGCTCGACCGCATCGGGCGGACCGCCGACCGCGGCGCCGCCGTCGCCGACGTGGCCGCCCGCGCCGCCGTCCGCGAGCGGAACCGCTGA
- the pstA gene encoding phosphate ABC transporter permease PstA, producing MASAAESSVVRGDTSTYETVAALTVGLAAVLFFLGLAATVELVSITGTLAGLPTLTTLGLLLVLMGVAVAGFGLASYRGIFPTDPRASAGFVAAGLFSALWGLIGALVAAETLGLGLAGGLVGGLGLAAVAFFATALPREDIGSTLPAGALAAFFGLVFLLGIVGPEWSWSPSNFPDAQSVTFFARTVAPFAVMASSLVVGWAAAKAYGGFGARGRHLGAYLLVYLNALAIIAVLVALVAFVVFKGAGPVTEGIAVGLGVGPTTTIGLFGFGFDVTWPVYWPFLMNGASLFTDITGVFPAIVGTAWLVIGAVVLAVPLGVGAAVFLTEYAEQGRFTNVVEVATNALWSTPSIVFGLFGATFLVPRFTPQPQKSLLAGMITLGFMLLPLVVITAREAMIAVPDEYRDASAALGVSKWGTIRSVVLPAAMPGVVTGVILGVGRIAGETAPLLLTMGGGSFVGAGQRAKVLNSFQLSWSPPFVTNPELTQATTALPYQLWQVILTGTGGSAGVEDITAFGWGTALVLLGVVLAFYAVGIATRQYFRSKLSYE from the coding sequence ATGGCGAGCGCCGCCGAATCCTCGGTCGTCCGCGGGGACACCTCGACCTACGAGACGGTCGCCGCGCTGACCGTCGGCCTGGCCGCCGTCCTCTTTTTCCTCGGGCTGGCGGCCACGGTCGAACTCGTCTCGATCACCGGCACGCTCGCCGGCCTCCCGACGCTGACGACGCTGGGCCTGCTGCTGGTCCTCATGGGCGTCGCCGTGGCAGGGTTCGGGCTGGCCTCCTACCGGGGGATCTTCCCGACCGACCCGCGGGCGAGCGCCGGCTTCGTCGCCGCGGGGCTGTTCTCGGCGCTGTGGGGGCTGATCGGCGCGCTCGTCGCCGCCGAGACGCTCGGGCTCGGTCTCGCGGGCGGGCTGGTCGGCGGGCTCGGCCTCGCCGCCGTCGCCTTCTTCGCGACCGCCCTGCCCCGGGAGGACATCGGCTCGACGCTGCCGGCCGGGGCGCTGGCCGCGTTCTTCGGCCTGGTCTTCCTGCTCGGGATCGTCGGCCCCGAGTGGTCGTGGTCGCCGTCGAACTTCCCGGACGCCCAGTCGGTGACCTTCTTCGCGCGCACGGTCGCGCCCTTCGCTGTCATGGCGTCGTCGCTGGTCGTCGGCTGGGCGGCAGCGAAGGCCTACGGCGGCTTCGGCGCCCGCGGCCGCCACCTGGGCGCGTACCTGCTCGTCTACCTCAACGCCCTGGCGATCATCGCCGTGCTGGTCGCGCTCGTCGCCTTCGTCGTGTTCAAAGGCGCCGGGCCGGTCACCGAGGGGATCGCGGTCGGCCTCGGCGTCGGCCCGACGACGACGATCGGACTGTTCGGGTTCGGATTCGACGTGACCTGGCCGGTCTACTGGCCGTTCCTGATGAACGGCGCCTCCCTCTTTACCGACATCACGGGCGTCTTCCCGGCTATCGTCGGGACCGCCTGGCTCGTGATCGGCGCGGTCGTCCTCGCGGTGCCGCTGGGCGTCGGCGCGGCGGTCTTCCTCACCGAGTACGCCGAACAGGGTCGGTTCACGAACGTCGTCGAGGTCGCCACGAACGCGCTGTGGTCCACGCCCAGCATCGTCTTCGGCCTGTTCGGCGCCACGTTCCTCGTGCCCCGCTTTACCCCCCAGCCACAGAAGTCGCTGCTCGCGGGGATGATCACGCTCGGGTTCATGCTGCTGCCGCTGGTGGTCATCACGGCCCGCGAGGCGATGATCGCGGTGCCCGACGAGTACCGCGACGCCAGCGCGGCGCTGGGCGTCTCGAAGTGGGGGACGATCCGCAGCGTCGTCCTCCCGGCGGCGATGCCGGGCGTCGTCACCGGCGTCATCCTCGGGGTGGGCCGCATCGCCGGCGAGACCGCGCCCCTGCTGTTGACCATGGGCGGCGGCTCGTTCGTCGGCGCCGGCCAGCGGGCGAAGGTGCTGAACAGTTTCCAGCTCTCGTGGTCGCCGCCGTTCGTCACCAATCCCGAACTCACCCAGGCGACGACCGCCCTGCCCTACCAGCTCTGGCAGGTGATCCTGACCGGCACCGGCGGCAGCGCCGGCGTCGAGGACATCACCGCCTTCGGCTGGGGGACGGCCTTAGTCCTGCTGGGCGTCGTCCTCGCCTTCTACGCGGTCGGTATCGCCACGCGACAGTACTTCCGGAGCAAACTGAGCTATGAGTGA